The following are encoded together in the Culex pipiens pallens isolate TS chromosome 1, TS_CPP_V2, whole genome shotgun sequence genome:
- the LOC120412545 gene encoding steroid receptor RNA activator 1-like has product MSGENYRSATKSHDPGWNDPPKLSYAGTGTPPPTKLNLNKRVAFPLATSAAATTLPPMTAAGASSLPQFIPVAYSGPPVGGVGLPPAMVGPPPPVAAVGTPPKVAQPGSTEVETDFPSNEEMKQLVERTFRDFVEKLDSSTQAGVQRRLDQLDSSWKDLGDALIRKLFRFARALTDGDSTLASSIHRSIIVDHGKLSVQWAPALRQLMLTLEPKTTQQESAAEGIMKPI; this is encoded by the exons ATGAGTGGGGAAAATTATCGCAGTGCGACGAAAT CGCACGACCCTGGCTGGAATGACCCCCCCAAGCTGAGCTACGCCGGAACCGGCACCCCACCACCCACCAAACTCAACCTCAACAAGCGGGTTGCCTTTCCGCTGGCCACATCCGCAGCGGCTACCACTCTTCCTCCAATGACAGCTGCCGGTGCAAGTTCATTGCCTCAGTTTATTCCGGTTGCCTATTCCGGACCACCTGTTGGTGGTGTCGGTCTCCCTCCAGCGATGGTGGGGCCTCCTCCACCGGTGGCGGCAGTGGGAACACCTCCGAAAGTTGCACAACCGGGTTCGACGGAGGTCGAAACGGATTTTCCCTCTAACGAAGAAATGAAGCAACTTGTGGAGCGGACATTCCGGGACTTTGTTGAAAAGCTTGACAGTTCGACACAGGCTGGAGTGCAACGAAGACTGGATCAGCTGGATTCCAGCTGGAAGGATCTGGGGGACGCATTAATCAGGAAGTTGTTTCGCTTTGCGAGAG cACTCACGGACGGAGATTCAACGTTGGCCAGTTCCATTCACCGGTCTATCATTGTGGATCACGGAAAATTGAGCGTTCAATGGGCACCGGCTTTGCGACAGCTGATGTTGACCCTGGAACCAAAAACAACTCAGCAGGAATCGGCCGCGGAAGGCATCATGAAGCCCATTTGA